A window of Canis lupus baileyi chromosome 28, mCanLup2.hap1, whole genome shotgun sequence genomic DNA:
acagagagagaggcagagacccaggcagagggagaagcaggctccacgcagggagcccgacgcggaactagacccagggtctccaggatcacgccctgggctgaaggtggcgctaaaccgcggagccaccccggctgcccggAAAAGCCCTTTTGAAGCAGCAgaataattaattcaaaattcaGGAAAGCTACttgggggaggcaggcagaggccgggggATGAGACGGGGATTAAGCAGAGGACTGCGGTTTAATGGTGATGTTCTCGTTCCTGGACTGAGTGGTGAGCTCACGGGTGTTCACGATGTTGTGCTTTgtaacacacacatatttatttgtaGATATCAAATACTAAagttttaaaagagaatgaaaaaaaaaaatttggagataTTTTAGTGTACTTTCAcatgttccctttttttttttttggaaaaaagagCTCATGTTATTATTCATGATGCTCTaagtgataaatatttaataatttgtgatctactttctatctctaagAATTCTActatgcgggatccctgggtggcgcagcggtttggcgcctgcctttggcccagggcccgatcctggagacccgggatcgaatcccacgtcgggctcccgatgcatggagcctgcttctccctctgcctgtgtctctgcctctctctctctctctctgtgactaccataaataaaaagaattctacTATGTTTGTTAATATCTAATTAGAAGGACTGGTTAATGAAATTAAGGTAGTCAGCACATGATAGACTATTGTGTAGCCATGGAATATtgtacttataaatatttttaatggtgtGGCCAGATGCTTGTGAAGTAGGACGACATGCAAAGTGTGATTTCAACTCTAcacaaaaattcattaaaaaaaaaaaaaagaataagcagtGGTTATGTCTGTCCTGGCATCATAGGTGattgttctttccttctcctttttcttatgtTGTCCAAATCTCTGTTCTGAGAATGTCGTTTTCAACAAACTAGGAGGAAGTTCCATTAAAGTACAGatgaaggggcagctgggtggctcagttggttaagcatctgccttcagctcaggtggtgattccggggtcccgggagggagcccagggtcctggaatcgagtcccacatccgggtcCCTGATCAGTGAGGCgtcttcttctccccctcacccctgctcatgcgctctctccctctctctcctctcttataaattaattaaaataaaataaaatacaggtcAAACATGACTTCAAAATCAGAGCTCAACTGGAAATGCGCAGATTAGGATTTGGTCCAGAGGCACGTCTGGCTAACGGTGCgtatctgcacacacacacacacacacacacacacacacacacgcgtgcgccTGCGCAGACAAACCCATACGGTCTGGTGACTCCACATCTGCcccagaaacacaggcagggcCTCAGCAAAGCACAATGTGATGAACAAAACCCACCACACATCTGCCCCATTAATTAAACAGCCTCCTCTGTTAATCTACTTACCGTCTGAAGAAAAGCAGGAAACGCTTTCACAGGAACACTTTTGTGGAAGGACCTAGCCtgcaaaggaaggagaaaggaaactaGGTTCAGACGTAAATACTTCTGGGAATAAACACTCTGCCTCTGAAGTGATCACAAAGCAACACTAGAAGCCTAACGACAAGGCCGGGGCCTCTCGCAAAGGCAAGAAAACCGCTCTCCGGCCAATTAAGATTAATTTCTTAAGCCTGAAGGACTCAGGAAAAAGAACTTTAGTAAGAATCGCATTCTTTCCTGCAGGTGGGCTTTGGCCCTCCCCAGCCGCCCTAGAGCACCTACCCCCGGGCCCTCTCGCTCGGTAGcgaggggaaggaggagatacTGCTTTAACGAGGCCCGGCAGCTCCGCGGCCTGGTGGCGGGCATGTCCGGTCACCTCCTAACTGCCTTCCCGCCCGCTTCCCCAGCTTTTGTTCCGTCCACGCAGGCAGCCAGATGAGCGTCCTGGGTGGCTCTTACTCTTACTTTCTGTAACCTAAGTCCCCGACACACCAGGCCTTCTGTCTCCAGGGCCCCACAGCTTGCTCCAGTCTCAGCAAGCCCAACTCACCACGGCCCGGCCGCCGGCCGACCCACGCGACGCCCATCCTCCTGCGCTCACCAAGCCCACTCTCGTCTCCAGGTCTCGGTTTCTATCGTCAGAGAACGCCTCTACCCCCTGCCCTCTGGTTTTACCCTCACCTGTCTACTAAAATTGCTCTTTTCGAGATCATCCAGGATTTACTAATCACCGTACCCATCTTTTCAACCTCTCTACAATGCGCAAAACTTTAATATTCCCCTTTCTTAGAATGTTCTCCTCCCTCGGTTTCCAAGACACTGACTCCTAGCACACCTACTTCTTTGATCACTagttccttctcctccttcctaaTACATGGCCCTTGCTCCTTCGACCCGAGAAGTGGAGGTGGGCCTCGGGTTCTGCCCCTGGCGCTCACGTCTGGACGTACACTCTCCTTGCACAGTACCATCCACACGCAGAGCTTTCACCACAGGCCTTCTCTGTGCATGACTCCCAAATCTCTTACCTCCAGTCCCCACCTCCCTTCAACGCTGCAATCCCGCAGTCTTCAGTAGTTCGTCTCCCTAAACGTTCTCAAATCCCCTTAAATTCAGCGATGACCAACGGCCGGGCCAGAGGCTGCTGCTCAGCAGCATGTGCCCCTGCTGCTCACTGTGGTCCCTGAATGGCACCACCACTACGTAAACCTGGACTCCGTGCAGCTTTCCCTCTCCCTGATCCCGCCACAACCCAGTCAGGCATCACAGTCAATTCCatctctggggtgtgtgtgtgtgtaatcctACATACTAATATATACACACCCAGCCTCTCTAAGCCAGGTCCTTGGTCTCTCACAAGCCTCCTGACAGATCTCCCACTCTCCAAATTCGTCTCAAACGCTGCTGGCCAGGTTCTCCAACGTGCAACACCACTGTCACTGCTCTACTCACTCCTGGCAATGTTGAAGGGGCCCACGAGccatatgccaggcacagtgACGGTCTTTATACATGCTGACCCATTTATCCAAATCACAGCCCCCTGAGTTACGTTCTAATAGGACCTTCTGTCCCAGAGGAAGAAACCGAAGCACGGAGTTTAAGACCACGTGACCAGTAAACTGCAGAGCCAGGACTGAAGAGTCAGCTCCAAAGCCAGCATCTGCACCCTCATCCACCACGCCCCAGGGCCTCTCCAAAGCCTCCCAAACGCCACAGTCTTCCTTCAGTTCACCCTTCCAAACCTGTTTTCCAGGATCCTAGTTCAAATAACCTACAAGTTTTCACATGTGGCTGACTGAAGTCATTTGACAATTTTCATTCCTGGCCCCATCCCAGCTTTACTGTGTATCCAGGGGGTgaggcctgggaatctgcattttccaGGTGCCTTAAGTGTCCATCGGCTGAAACCATTCAGGTCCCAACACAGGGCTTTCCTGCTTTTATGATTCTGTTGTGCTCTCAGATCTTACCCAAAACTCTGCTAGTTTTAAGTAATTTCTTATCTAAACTTCCATGTATTTTATCTGTATCTCTGTCGTGGCAGAGAACTGTGCTTCAGGAAATTCAAAAAAAGACTAAGACTCTTTGCCTTCAAAAAGCTTACAATCTGATCACCTACttaatatttcacaaatatttgctgaatgcctATAATGAACCAGACACTTAGATGCTGAAGAAAACAGCACAGAACCAAAGTTATGTCCATTCTATGAGGTGAAGGGGCATTAAACAAACTTTTAGTATGTGAGGTGGTAAAAAGTGCTAAGCTAGGTGAAGGGACGGAGGGTGATGGAAAGGGACGATGTTATTGTAGATTTGGTGGCCAGGAAAGATCTTTTTGATAAGGAGATATTTAAGGGGTTGTGGGGGGGAGGAGTTGGGGGGTGGAGAGCACCTTTCAGGCAAACAAACAGcaggtacaaaggccctgaggtttgCAGGTAAATGACAAATCTTTAGGATCCACTGAAgctcaaaaaaaggggggggggttggttCACAAGAAGAACCAGGAAGAAACCGTGTCATGagaatcaagaaaatagaaagtttCTGCCAAGTTTTCAGGAGCCACTACGATGAAGGAAGATTTCCAGCAGAATCGGGAAGGAACAGCATTATTGGGATGAAGGACATAGTTTCAAGAAAGATGTGGCAAGGCAGCAACTGTCTGGCTCAGTCGATGGAACACTCGACTCCtgacctcggggttgtgagttcaagccccatgctgggtgtagagattgcttaaagataaaatctttaaaaaaaaaagaaagtgggggttgggggagtcaACAGAGGACAAGTTACAGCTTGAGAAGACGTGAAGAAGTAACTCTTCAGAAAGACCTGAAGTGGTACGCAGGAGAAATCAGGAACCAGTTTAGGAGCCAAGTCAGAGAATCAAGGGAAAAACTATTAGAAAGTTTCAAGGAGAAAAACTGTCTATGGTGTGAAAAGCAGAAAAAGTTTACACGTATGAGAGTCTTAAGTGCCCATGAAATGTGACACTATTTAGGAGTGCAGTGCTTATTATCAGAAGAGATGGGATGGACGTGAAATGATGGCACAATGAACGGTGCCAGGCCGATGCCAGGTAAGGTAATGATGAACGCAGGCGGCTCACTCACAGAAGTTTGACTGGGAGGGGGACACGAGCCACAGGGGGGTCCAAGGCTGCCTGGAAAAGGGGCCAATTCTCAGGCCAGCTGCGGATGCCGAGGACGTGAGCACCTGGGAAAGGAATCATCGCCCCAGCAAGGTGGAGACACACCACGTCCCTGAGAGCGAGGGTGGGTGGGGCGCGGTGCAGACAGGAGCCAAGCCAGGAAGCTGAGTGAGGGTGCGTTTGTGCACGCAGGGAGAGAAAGCAGGACTGTGAAAGCTGGAGGCAGTTCGTAGTGGTCCCTGAGATGAATCTACTGGGATTACAGTGAGAACTGGAGTGAAGACTGGGAACCATGAGCACCTCTAGGCATGGGAGTTTCCTAGACGCTTCGGCAGAGAGGCGACTTACATGCTTTAGGTGCAGGTGCGCCTGGCTGGCAATGTCATAGATCACATCTCTCACGTTTTTATCCTGGTTCTTCCGTAGAAAATCCTCTTGTGAAACACCATGCTGGGCGGGAAAATACAACATTAGGAATCTAAAAGCACACACACTTTAACTTAGTTCCAGAAAAACAGGTGATAGGATAGTATGTACAGTATGCTGCCTATCTTGTTCTGAAAGTACATGTGtatgcgcgtgtgtgtgtgtgtgtgtgtagacacacACGCCCCTAGAAGAATACAACAGGATGTTATTAACAATAGCTGTAGGTGGGACAAAAGTACACAAGCAGAAAACAAACCTTCAGATCCATCATGGACCTAAGTGCCTGACTGATAAAATTCTCCCTTGCTGACTGGAGCCAAAAAGCAAGAAGCATTCATTTCACAGCAGTTACGTGACTGGATGAAGCAAAGAACCAATagctcctgcccaccccaccccccaccccccacgtgCCTGAGGGAAGCCAACAGAGCAACGGGAACAGTCTTACCAGCATACAGATGTCCATGGGAAGGAACACTCTTCTCCTGCTACCATGATAGGGCGTCGCTCGCAAGCAAGTGACGATGCCCTGTGCTTTGCCAATGTGACTTGCGGCATGATCTGCATGAAGATCCTTTACACCtgtgatttttagaaattaagcAAAAGGGCTGCTCTTTACTTCTTAAAGGCACAAAAAATCAACACAAACAGCTTGGAGAAATCACCTAAACATGTAAAAGCAGGTGTTTATCCTATGTTTCGTTTCAGAAAAAACAGGACTTATTTAAGCAAAACTGGGCATAAAGACAAGCTGACTGTTTACCACCAAACAGGTCTCCAAACTGCAACTTGTAAATAAAAGAGTTTTCCCTGGACCACAGCACACCGAGAACACATTTGGAATTTTAATCAGCTATCCTGGAAAAACATTACGAGTCTTGCACTTCTTGTCCTCGATGCAATttccatatgacctcattttaagtATACGCTTGACAAACATTCTGCTCTTTGCTCCGTCCTTTCATTGTGTTGGCAAACGTGCCACCGGGTGGACGTGCAGTGTAAGCCTGGGAATCTCAACAGGGACTTGTGTTACTCCTTTCGGCTGACACAAAGATCTATATTACCTTCCCCAACACAGAGGCCCAAATAATCTCCTCCTTACAAGAAGACTTCACCAACTTAAAGTCAGATGAGGAAAAGTATCATctaaattagtttatttatttttaagaagaaagaaaaagaaaaaatctcataaaaactTTGAGAAATGCAGTTTTATACTTTCTGCACACACCCCGTGTTTTAACATGGGGAAGTAGTACTGACGGAATGACGAGTCGGGCCCCAGGCCTTCCAAATTGTAGAAGACGCTTAAAGAGGAAACAAATCATCTGCAATTACCAGAGTATTAATTACAGCATTCCCAGGAGGGGGCTAAAGTACTTTTATGAGAGCCTGAGCATTTTGATTAGTCTGCACTCCAGAGAAAGATTATATTCCCCTCCttgctaaacaaaacaaaacaaaaaatgttcctGTATCGGTGGTGCAAAGAAAACTTTCAGTGTTAAACTGATCAGACTGTCAAATTGTGAGAGTCAAGTCTGAAgggtattttctttgaaaaagagaatTATGAAACAGAAAAAGACTTACCCAATATTTCCAGTGTTAAGTAAAGAAGAGAGCTCTGTGTGTTTTCAGCATAATTTTCCAATTCCTGGATATTACGATATGCTTTGTCATCTAAATTCTTTTCCTATAGTCAAACAAAACGCAAATAAAGTTTGATGAATTGTcagtattttataaagaaaaggcaCAATTTTTTTGCCCTAAAGAACTAATAAAGAATAATTAGTACATAGCTCAGTACacaataagattttaaaaaacattaaagtcCTACTCATTCAATACTTACAAATCACCCCTCAACATACTACCTTGGGGATAATCTCAATACACAAATCACCACAGTCATAGGGTTAGCTAGTTATTAATTCCTTCGAAACTGATCGATGGTTATCTTACCTGATTATACTATattccagaaacagaaaaatgtaaatctcAGAGCAAAAACATCCAGCTACTTTTACAATAATACATTTACAAAGACTCCATTGCTAAGGAAATAcacccattccttttttttttttttttttttttaaatcagaagaaCATGGCACCAGCAATGACCCCAGGGGAAAACGTTATGCCCGGTCTTTCACATTCTGTAAAACTTGAGACATAACTCACATACCATGAAATATACCCTCTTAAAATGTACAACTCAGTGTGTTTCAGTATATTTACCAAGTTGTACAACTATCACCTCCATCTGGTCCCAGAATGTTTTCCCCACCCTGCATCCACTAAGCAGTTACTTCCCATTTCCCACTTCCCAGCAAGCAAACCactcatctactttctgtctacACAGATTTGTTTGTTCTGCACATTATATAGAAATGGTGACAGGATATGTAgttttttgtatctggcttctttcagtttgCATGTTTTCAAGGATCATCTGCGTTGGAGCCATGTATCAGTACCTGATTCTTTTTAACTTAAGAAATTATGATTATGTTCCacgtatggatgtaccacattaTGTTTGTACTCACTCACTGATAGATCCTGAGTTGTTCCCACTTTTGGACTATTAGGagtaatactgctatgaacatttgtgtgcaaatTCTGTATGgccacatgttttcatttctcttcaggATAAATATAGGAGTGAAAATACTAGGTCTATGGTAACTCTATGTCTGACTTTCTgaagaactgccaaacttttccaaagcagctgcaccatttgccattcccatcaacaatgtacAGAAATTCctaatttctctatatcctcaccaacactcatgtacttgtgtttatccattcgtctttttACTTACAGCCATCCCAATGAGTGTAAAGGAGTCATTTATTCTgcttttgacttgcatttccttaatgaaaagatgctgagcatcttttagGTGCTTATCGGTCATTTGTAGATCTTCCTCACAGAAATATTTactcaaatcctttgcccatttttaaattggattatttgtctttctatttttGAGTTACAAGAGTcctttacatattctagatacTTGTTCCTTATCAAGTATACAACTTACAAAAATATTCTGCCATTCAACTCCgattgaagtttttaattttgttgaagtctaattaccttttttttttcttttattgcttagGCTTTTGGTATCTTATCTAAGAAATCACTGCCTAACCTAAAGTCCCAAAGATTTATGCCAGTGTTTTTTCcctaagtgttttatagttttaactcttaCATTTAGGTGTCTGACGGATTTGGAGTTAGTTTTTGCATATGGTGTTAGATAGGCATCCaaattcattcctttgcatgtggatatccagttgtcctggcattatttgttgaaaagtctattctttccccattggaTTATCTTCACACCCCTGTCAAAAAATCAATTAACTATAAATATatggctttatttctggactctcaattctattccattgaatTATATGTCTGTGCCATACCAATACTCCACAATTTGGTTACTGTAACTTTGGAACTAACTTtcatctttttcaagattgcttttgtgATTCTGGGTCTCTTGCATTTCCATACGGATTTCAGGATCAGCtggtcaatttctgcaaaaaggCAGCTggaatttttatagggattgtatCGAATCTATAGATCAATGTGGAAGATTGATTCCAGTCTTTTAAATATCCCTCCCTACAAATGCCAAATGTTATTTTCCATTAAACCAAAAAGTTATCTCTGTCTTAAATTCTGTAACTGTCTTTAcctcataaaaacagaaaacacctaGGGTGCCTGAGTGACAGCCAGTTAGGCCTCccactctcaatttcagctcaggtcatgatcttatgatctcagggtcatgagactgagccctatgcCAGACTCTGCattcagctgggagtctgcttgagattctcttcatctccctctacccttccctgcTCCCACTCACATACACATGCTcgggcgctctctctctctaaaagaaattaataaatctttaaaaacaaaacaaaaccgaaaACACCTGAAAAATAGATCTTTTTGGTGCTAGTTCTAAGTCTGTAGGCCAActgcacaattttttaaaaatgctgaatcaTTATCTCCCATTTTAGCTTATAATTAGTATAGTCTATGGTTATTAATGGGTCATATTCAAATAAACTAAACATATTTTCAAGACAATAGTATGTGATAAATATCAGGCTGATGAGGACAGGGGGCCAACAATGTGTCAGGAAGacacataatgtattattaggCTGGGACAAAGAGCAATTTGCATGCTTGGCTGGACCTCAAGCTCAGTTCCTAGAATGTGGTCTGGTACTCCATTCACTAGAGTAGAACCGTCagtctccctctcctgcttggACAGAGATCCAAATGCTGTGTGTACATAAACATACGTGCATGACTACTAAAGTTTTGATGGTACTAAGGAATTATCTGTAATTTTTTGAGGTATGATCATGTATTGTGGGTATATTttctaaaagtgtttttaaaatcttttcaagatacatatatatttgtagcTCCAATAATATATC
This region includes:
- the NDUFAF6 gene encoding NADH dehydrogenase (ubiquinone) complex I, assembly factor 6 isoform X4 encodes the protein MWNWLRLVKDSVSEKTIGLMRMAFWKKTVDDIYCDNPPQQPVALELWKAVKRHNLTKRWLMKIIDEREKNLDDKAYRNIQELENYAENTQSSLLYLTLEILGVKDLHADHAASHIGKAQGIVTCLRATPYHGSRRRVFLPMDICMLHGVSQEDFLRKNQDKNVRDVIYDIASQAHLHLKHARSFHKSVPVKAFPAFLQTVALENYLKRIQQVDFDIFHPSLQQKDTLLPLSLYIQSWRKRY
- the NDUFAF6 gene encoding NADH dehydrogenase (ubiquinone) complex I, assembly factor 6 isoform X5 → MRMAFWKKTVDDIYCDNPPQQPVALELWKAVKRHNLTKRWLMKIIDEREKNLDDKAYRNIQELENYAENTQSSLLYLTLEILGVKDLHADHAASHIGKAQGIVTCLRATPYHGSRRRVFLPMDICMLHGVSQEDFLRKNQDKNVRDVIYDIASQAHLHLKHARSFHKSVPVKAFPAFLQTVALENYLKRIQQVDFDIFHPSLQQKDTLLPLSLYIQSWRKRY
- the NDUFAF6 gene encoding NADH dehydrogenase (ubiquinone) complex I, assembly factor 6 isoform X6, with amino-acid sequence MKIIDEREKNLDDKAYRNIQELENYAENTQSSLLYLTLEILGVKDLHADHAASHIGKAQGIVTCLRATPYHGSRRRVFLPMDICMLHGVSQEDFLRKNQDKNVRDVIYDIASQAHLHLKHARSFHKSVPVKAFPAFLQTVALENYLKRIQQVDFDIFHPSLQQKDTLLPLSLYIQSWRKRY